The proteins below are encoded in one region of Vibrio sp. ED004:
- the clpB gene encoding ATP-dependent chaperone ClpB, producing MRLDRFTSKFQIAISDAQSLALGRDHQYIEPVHLMVSLLNQDGSAIRPLLTMLNIDVVQLRSKLSEILDRVPKVSGIGGDVQLSNAMGTLFNLCDKVAQKRQDSYISSEVFLLAAVEDKGPLGNLLKELGLTEQKLSQAIEQVRGGQKVDDPNAEDRRQALEKFTIDLTERAEQGKLDPVIGRDDEIRRTIQVLQRRTKNNPVIIGEPGVGKTAIVEGLAQRIINNEVPEGLRGRRVLSLDMGSLVAGAKYRGEFEERLKSVLNELSKEEGNIILFIDEIHTMVGAGKGEGSMDAGNMLKPALARGELHCVGATTLDEYRQYIEKDPALERRFQKVLVDEPTVEDTVAILRGLKERYELHHHVEITDPAIVAAATLSHRYVSDRQLPDKAIDLIDEAASSIRMQIDSKPESLDKLERKIIQLKIEQQALTNENDEASEKRLRTLQAELSDKERDFAELEEVWNAEKAALSGTQHIKSELEQARMDMDFARRAGDLNRMSELQYGRIPELEKQLDLATQAEMQEMTLLRNKVTDAEIADVLSKQTGIPVSKMLEAEKEKLLKMEGVLHKRVIGQAEAVEVVSNAIRRSRAGLSDPNKPIGSFLFLGPTGVGKTELCKTLANFMFDSDDAMVRIDMSEFMEKHSVARLVGAPPGYVGYEEGGYLTEAVRRKPYSVILLDEVEKAHPDVFNILLQVLDDGRLTDGQGRTVDFRNTVVIMTSNLGSSRIQENFNTLDYQGIKNEVMEVVGKHFRPEFLNRVDESVVFHPLGQEHIQSIASIQLEHLKKRMEDNGYELEVSEKALKLISQVGFDPVYGARPLKRAIQQSVENPLAKAILAGKINPEKKVQLLVNNDRIIAHQ from the coding sequence ATGCGTCTCGATCGATTCACTAGTAAATTCCAAATTGCGATATCTGATGCTCAGTCGCTCGCATTAGGTCGTGATCACCAATATATAGAACCTGTACACCTAATGGTGTCTTTGCTTAATCAAGATGGCAGTGCAATTCGCCCATTGCTGACCATGTTGAATATTGATGTGGTTCAATTGCGTTCAAAGCTAAGCGAAATATTAGACCGTGTACCAAAAGTAAGTGGTATCGGTGGTGATGTTCAGCTGTCGAATGCAATGGGCACGTTATTCAACCTATGTGACAAAGTCGCGCAAAAGCGTCAAGACAGTTACATATCTTCAGAAGTCTTCCTACTTGCTGCGGTTGAAGACAAAGGCCCTTTAGGTAACTTACTTAAAGAGCTTGGTCTTACTGAACAGAAATTATCTCAAGCTATTGAGCAAGTTCGCGGTGGCCAAAAGGTTGATGATCCAAATGCCGAAGACAGACGACAAGCATTAGAGAAGTTCACCATTGATCTGACTGAAAGAGCAGAGCAAGGCAAACTTGATCCTGTAATTGGCCGTGATGATGAAATTCGTCGCACTATCCAAGTACTTCAGCGTCGTACCAAGAACAACCCTGTCATTATTGGCGAACCTGGTGTTGGTAAAACCGCGATTGTTGAAGGTTTGGCTCAACGCATTATCAATAATGAAGTACCAGAAGGTCTAAGAGGCCGACGTGTACTCTCGTTGGATATGGGCTCTTTGGTTGCGGGTGCTAAATACCGGGGCGAATTTGAAGAACGCTTGAAATCGGTTCTCAATGAATTGTCTAAAGAGGAAGGCAACATCATTCTCTTTATCGATGAAATTCACACCATGGTCGGTGCCGGTAAAGGTGAAGGCTCTATGGATGCGGGTAACATGCTGAAGCCAGCATTGGCTCGTGGTGAATTACATTGTGTAGGCGCGACGACCCTCGATGAATATCGCCAATATATAGAGAAAGACCCTGCATTGGAGCGTCGATTCCAGAAAGTATTAGTCGATGAGCCAACGGTTGAAGACACGGTAGCAATCCTTCGTGGCCTGAAAGAGCGCTACGAACTTCACCATCACGTTGAAATTACTGACCCTGCAATTGTGGCAGCGGCAACGTTATCTCATCGATACGTTTCTGATCGTCAATTACCGGACAAGGCGATTGACCTGATTGATGAAGCGGCATCAAGTATCCGTATGCAGATCGATTCAAAACCGGAATCTTTGGATAAGCTTGAGCGTAAGATCATTCAACTGAAGATTGAGCAGCAAGCTCTGACTAACGAAAATGACGAAGCCAGTGAAAAACGCCTTCGTACATTACAAGCTGAGCTTTCAGATAAAGAAAGAGATTTTGCAGAGCTTGAAGAAGTGTGGAATGCAGAGAAAGCCGCATTGTCTGGCACGCAACATATCAAGTCAGAGTTAGAACAAGCTCGTATGGATATGGATTTTGCAAGACGTGCTGGTGATCTTAACCGAATGTCTGAATTGCAATACGGCCGAATTCCTGAATTAGAGAAGCAGTTAGACCTTGCGACTCAAGCTGAAATGCAAGAAATGACCTTATTACGTAATAAGGTTACCGATGCAGAAATCGCAGATGTCTTGTCAAAGCAAACGGGAATCCCGGTTTCAAAAATGTTAGAAGCGGAGAAAGAGAAGCTTCTTAAAATGGAAGGTGTTCTGCATAAGCGCGTGATTGGTCAAGCAGAAGCGGTGGAAGTGGTTTCGAATGCGATTCGCCGTAGCCGTGCAGGTTTGTCTGATCCGAACAAGCCGATTGGTTCCTTCCTATTCCTCGGTCCTACTGGGGTAGGTAAAACCGAACTGTGTAAAACACTCGCTAACTTTATGTTTGATAGTGATGATGCGATGGTTCGTATCGACATGTCTGAATTCATGGAGAAGCATTCAGTCGCTCGTTTGGTTGGCGCGCCTCCAGGTTATGTTGGGTATGAAGAAGGTGGTTACTTAACAGAAGCTGTACGTCGTAAGCCTTATTCAGTGATCTTGTTGGATGAAGTAGAGAAAGCACACCCGGATGTTTTCAATATTTTGTTGCAGGTTCTTGACGACGGCCGCTTAACCGATGGACAAGGTCGTACAGTCGACTTTAGAAATACGGTAGTGATCATGACATCTAACCTTGGTTCTTCAAGAATCCAAGAGAATTTCAACACACTCGACTATCAAGGGATAAAGAATGAGGTGATGGAAGTTGTTGGTAAGCATTTCCGTCCTGAGTTTTTAAACCGTGTTGATGAAAGTGTTGTGTTCCACCCATTAGGCCAAGAACACATTCAATCTATTGCTTCTATCCAGCTCGAGCATCTGAAAAAGCGTATGGAAGATAATGGATATGAACTTGAGGTATCGGAAAAAGCGCTTAAGTTGATTTCTCAAGTTGGTTTCGACCCGGTATATGGTGCTCGACCGTTGAAAAGAGCGATTCAACAGAGTGTCGAGAACCCGCTAGCGAAAGCGATACTGGCTGGAAAAATAAATCCTGAGAAGAAAGTACAACTATTAGTAAATAACGACAGAATTATTGCTCACCAATAA
- the pgeF gene encoding peptidoglycan editing factor PgeF, which yields MSKIIPNWNAPKNVKAFASTRFEGFSTGAYQGLNLGTHVGDDASLVEKNRAWLKQQANMPTSPVWLNQTHSTDVVTVLEPTTDVLDADGAFTTATGVVCSAMTADCLPVILTDTKGTQVAAVHAGWRGLAGGILENAVAKFSNLDSDNQIMAWLGPAIGKDVFEVGDDVLEVFVNFDPQAQSAFQAKAEPGKWLANMSQLATQRLAKVGVSQVTDSNLCTFADSDAFYSYRRDGITGRQATFIWLE from the coding sequence ATGTCAAAGATCATCCCTAACTGGAATGCGCCTAAAAACGTGAAGGCATTTGCCTCGACACGTTTCGAGGGCTTTTCGACGGGTGCGTACCAAGGATTAAACCTAGGTACGCATGTTGGGGATGATGCTTCGCTTGTCGAAAAAAACCGAGCATGGCTTAAGCAACAAGCGAATATGCCTACTTCACCAGTCTGGTTAAATCAAACTCACTCAACGGATGTTGTTACGGTTTTAGAGCCAACGACGGATGTTCTCGATGCTGATGGTGCATTTACCACGGCTACCGGTGTTGTCTGTTCTGCAATGACGGCCGACTGTTTGCCAGTCATTCTTACTGATACCAAAGGTACTCAAGTCGCTGCGGTTCATGCAGGTTGGCGTGGTCTTGCTGGTGGTATTCTTGAAAATGCAGTCGCGAAGTTTTCAAACCTAGATTCAGATAACCAAATTATGGCTTGGCTTGGTCCTGCCATTGGTAAAGATGTGTTTGAGGTTGGTGATGACGTGCTAGAAGTTTTTGTTAATTTTGACCCTCAAGCTCAATCAGCATTTCAAGCCAAAGCTGAACCAGGAAAATGGCTAGCGAACATGTCTCAACTTGCAACACAAAGACTCGCGAAAGTGGGCGTGTCACAAGTGACAGATTCGAATCTATGTACATTCGCAGATTCAGACGCTTTCTATTCTTATCGTCGTGATGGCATTACAGGGCGCCAGGCTACTTTTATTTGGTTAGAGTAA